In Haloplanus rubicundus, one DNA window encodes the following:
- a CDS encoding tyrosine-type recombinase/integrase, whose protein sequence is MNLEPIEPEKAVELYLAERETQYADATVRSHRSRLGHLVRWCEENDIDNLNHLTGRRLHEYRIWRRNEGDLSVASEKTQMDTVRVFTRWLASIDGVPPELHQKVQSPSVSAEQNTRHVMLESEDAEAMLDHLEKYEYASRRHVTLSLLWHTMMRRGGARSLDVEDYQREEQCLSVVSRPETGTRIKNGKNGERLIALSDRMCVLLDDWIQNKRPDVTDEHGREPLLATAQGRVSKATIARACYRYTQPCRYDEPCPHDRDPETCDAVQHGHASKCPSSVSPHAIRRGSITYSLNQDVPETAVGDRANVSQEVLDQHYDRRTDREKMELRRQYLDDL, encoded by the coding sequence ATGAATTTGGAACCAATCGAACCCGAGAAGGCAGTCGAACTGTACCTCGCAGAGAGAGAAACCCAGTACGCAGACGCGACGGTCCGCTCGCATCGGTCGCGACTCGGCCACCTAGTCCGCTGGTGCGAGGAGAACGACATCGACAACCTGAACCACCTTACCGGTCGGCGGCTTCACGAATACCGCATCTGGCGACGGAACGAGGGCGACCTCTCCGTGGCGAGCGAGAAGACCCAGATGGACACCGTGCGCGTCTTCACTCGGTGGCTGGCGTCCATCGATGGTGTGCCGCCCGAACTGCATCAGAAAGTCCAGTCACCGAGTGTCTCGGCGGAGCAGAACACTCGTCACGTCATGCTCGAAAGTGAGGACGCCGAGGCGATGCTCGACCATCTGGAGAAATACGAGTACGCGTCCCGTCGGCATGTCACGCTCTCGCTTCTCTGGCACACGATGATGCGTCGTGGCGGTGCGCGATCCCTCGATGTCGAGGATTACCAGCGGGAGGAGCAGTGTTTGTCGGTCGTCAGTCGCCCGGAGACAGGGACCCGAATCAAGAATGGCAAGAACGGCGAGCGGCTGATTGCGCTTTCGGACCGTATGTGTGTACTCCTCGACGACTGGATTCAGAACAAGCGTCCGGATGTGACCGATGAGCACGGGCGCGAACCGCTGCTGGCGACTGCACAGGGACGCGTTTCGAAGGCCACGATTGCACGGGCTTGCTATCGATACACGCAGCCGTGCAGGTACGACGAACCGTGCCCGCACGACCGCGATCCAGAAACGTGTGATGCCGTTCAGCACGGGCACGCATCGAAGTGTCCGTCGAGCGTCAGCCCCCACGCGATTCGGCGCGGGAGTATCACCTACTCCCTGAATCAAGACGTGCCCGAGACCGCCGTGGGTGACAGGGCGAACGTCAGTCAAGAGGTCCTCGACCAGCACTACGACAGGCGCACCGACCGCGAAAAGATGGAACTCCGCCGGCAGTATCTCGACGACCTCTAA
- a CDS encoding high-potential iron-sulfur protein, with protein MGKRLTEPDRRRLLALIGSGLTAGLAGCGGGGGGGDGGDGGGGGATATATATATATSTGGDDTVPAAYETATSLGGTQRNPDSLSAKSAVNYQEEPQDGQQCSNCQFYIEDKNGDGMGACAIVAGNIAPEAYCVSYAEYSG; from the coding sequence ATGGGCAAGCGACTGACGGAGCCTGACCGACGCCGACTACTCGCACTGATCGGAAGTGGACTCACCGCCGGACTGGCCGGCTGTGGTGGTGGGGGCGGTGGCGGTGACGGAGGCGACGGGGGTGGTGGCGGAGCAACGGCCACGGCAACCGCGACGGCGACGGCTACTTCGACGGGTGGGGACGACACCGTTCCCGCAGCGTACGAGACGGCGACGAGCCTCGGTGGGACGCAACGCAACCCCGACTCCCTCTCCGCGAAGTCGGCGGTGAACTACCAGGAGGAGCCCCAGGACGGCCAGCAGTGTTCGAACTGCCAGTTCTACATCGAGGACAAGAACGGCGACGGGATGGGGGCGTGTGCCATCGTCGCCGGCAACATCGCGCCCGAGGCCTACTGCGTGAGCTACGCGGAGTATTCGGGTTAG
- a CDS encoding NosD domain-containing protein: protein MNAGETRTWQFVAAACSILLVATAVGAFAVDLGAARPDPVPYADTVKLGATAETEQTAEAEGATIPRVEIFYSQYRYVVGYTGVAAAISALDEPGRERQFGYPLAVYASDYAGRSPRCTDGTLTSATKPDWVSVTEAQFVVGSRATLAGESVVVPFSEAADARAFADACGGRVVDWEALRRDPPAVPSAAGVESSIDDRRARADRQVAAAASLLDREVSVVVGRDAPTIRAAVAAAPPNTTVVVPPGTYAERVTVEKPLTIRGRAATVDGEGEGTVIDVRADDVAVTGLTIRGVGNATRAENASASDDWDAPIQQGYGEGDAGVAAVNVSGTYVRNVTIHTPANGVLLRGVPGAVVSDLRVDGSAEWLDGFMGVMAMHEPVVVQDSRIEGGRDGVYLHRAHGTVVRNNTFLDQRFGVHLMYTSETLIADNVARGQEGSGVVVMTRPTANAVVGNDVRHANGGIFVGGSRSYVARNVVVDADRGMVAYATQSRYEHNVLYGNEVGFAASTVVPSNRVVANDFVDNDRHATAGPGPLRIFTADGRGNYWDGAYDTSLAADGSPTLDRAYSPTDELDRRLHRTDAAVTLSAAPSVRGLRAFRGTTPGFRKASIVDLAPLRRPANPDLLARARNETAVDVEGRAA from the coding sequence ATGAACGCCGGGGAGACGCGGACGTGGCAGTTCGTGGCGGCCGCCTGCTCGATCCTTCTGGTCGCCACGGCGGTCGGTGCCTTCGCCGTCGACCTCGGAGCGGCGCGCCCCGATCCGGTCCCGTACGCCGACACGGTCAAGCTCGGCGCGACCGCGGAGACTGAACAGACCGCCGAAGCCGAGGGCGCCACGATCCCTCGCGTCGAAATCTTCTACTCCCAGTACCGGTACGTGGTCGGCTACACGGGGGTCGCGGCGGCGATTTCGGCGCTCGACGAACCCGGACGCGAACGACAGTTCGGCTACCCGCTCGCCGTCTACGCCTCCGATTACGCGGGCCGGTCACCGCGGTGTACGGACGGCACGCTCACCAGCGCCACCAAGCCCGACTGGGTGTCGGTGACGGAGGCGCAGTTCGTCGTCGGGAGTCGCGCGACGCTGGCCGGCGAGTCCGTCGTCGTCCCGTTCTCCGAGGCCGCCGACGCGCGGGCCTTCGCCGACGCGTGTGGCGGGCGGGTCGTCGACTGGGAGGCTCTCCGTCGGGACCCGCCAGCCGTGCCGAGTGCGGCGGGCGTGGAGTCGTCCATCGACGACCGGCGGGCGCGCGCTGATCGCCAGGTCGCGGCCGCGGCGTCGCTTCTCGACCGCGAGGTGTCGGTGGTGGTCGGCCGCGACGCACCGACGATTCGGGCGGCCGTGGCCGCCGCGCCGCCGAACACGACCGTCGTCGTACCGCCGGGGACGTACGCCGAACGCGTCACGGTCGAGAAGCCCCTCACCATTCGCGGCCGGGCGGCGACGGTCGACGGCGAGGGCGAGGGAACGGTGATCGACGTCCGCGCGGACGACGTGGCGGTGACCGGGCTGACGATCCGCGGCGTGGGCAACGCGACCCGCGCCGAGAACGCGTCCGCGAGCGACGACTGGGACGCCCCGATCCAGCAGGGGTACGGCGAGGGCGACGCGGGCGTCGCCGCGGTGAACGTCTCGGGGACGTACGTCCGGAACGTCACGATCCACACGCCGGCCAACGGGGTGTTGCTCCGCGGCGTGCCGGGCGCCGTCGTCTCCGACCTTCGGGTGGACGGCTCGGCGGAGTGGCTCGACGGCTTCATGGGCGTCATGGCGATGCACGAACCGGTCGTCGTGCAGGACTCGCGGATCGAGGGGGGCCGCGACGGCGTCTACCTCCACCGCGCACACGGCACCGTCGTCAGGAACAACACCTTTCTCGACCAGCGCTTCGGCGTCCACCTCATGTACACCTCCGAGACGCTGATCGCGGACAACGTCGCCCGCGGGCAGGAGGGCAGCGGCGTGGTCGTCATGACGCGGCCGACGGCGAACGCAGTCGTCGGCAACGACGTGCGCCACGCCAACGGGGGCATCTTCGTCGGCGGCTCGCGGAGCTACGTCGCCCGCAACGTCGTCGTCGACGCCGACCGCGGGATGGTGGCCTACGCCACCCAGTCGCGGTACGAACACAACGTCCTCTACGGCAACGAGGTGGGCTTCGCCGCCTCGACGGTGGTCCCCTCGAACCGCGTCGTGGCGAACGACTTCGTGGACAACGACCGCCACGCCACTGCCGGTCCCGGGCCACTCCGCATCTTCACCGCGGACGGCCGCGGCAACTACTGGGACGGCGCCTACGACACCAGCCTCGCGGCGGACGGGTCGCCGACGCTGGACCGCGCCTACTCGCCGACGGACGAACTCGACCGGCGGCTCCACCGGACCGACGCGGCGGTGACGCTGAGCGCCGCGCCGTCGGTCCGCGGCCTGCGGGCGTTCCGCGGGACGACGCCCGGTTTCCGGAAGGCGAGCATCGTCGACCTCGCGCCGCTCCGGCGACCGGCGAACCCCGACCTGCTCGCACGGGCGCGAAACGAGACGGCCGTCGACGTGGAGGGACGGGCCGCGTGA
- a CDS encoding tyrosine-type recombinase/integrase, with amino-acid sequence MSNEVPDIAEEADLEDRLADLLEQTTDPLEPTTPEHALELYLNDKIRGCQQATVTSHRSRLGFLIDWCEENGIDNLNDLTARDLHEFRVWRRQDLKTVSEKTQMDTLRVFIRWCESIGAVTPNLYRKVDSPDLEAGESARDTVLHAERAREILTYLEQYEYGTVDHVCWLTLAETGMRLGGARALDIRDFHPDAETPHFDVRHRPEADTPIKNKSRGERRIAVSAEACKIIEDYLQHQRPDVEDEYGREPLLATSHGRVARSTIRTYIYRWSRPCVRDTECPHDRDPDECEAATDRDRVAQCPSSVTPHPIRRGYITQLLRAGVPVETVSERCNVSPAIIDQHYDVRSEEDKMRQRQQVLDDVQGGGTRYT; translated from the coding sequence ATGAGTAACGAGGTCCCCGATATCGCGGAGGAGGCAGATCTCGAAGACCGCCTCGCAGACCTGCTGGAGCAAACCACCGACCCACTCGAACCGACCACGCCCGAACACGCGCTCGAACTCTATCTAAACGACAAGATCCGAGGCTGCCAGCAAGCGACAGTCACCTCTCATCGGTCGCGGCTCGGATTCTTGATTGACTGGTGTGAGGAAAACGGTATCGACAATCTCAACGACCTCACTGCCCGCGATCTCCACGAATTTCGCGTGTGGCGTCGGCAGGATTTGAAGACCGTCAGCGAAAAGACCCAGATGGACACACTTCGCGTGTTCATCCGCTGGTGTGAGAGCATCGGTGCAGTGACTCCCAACCTCTATCGCAAGGTCGACTCACCGGATCTCGAAGCCGGCGAGAGCGCTCGCGATACTGTGCTCCACGCGGAGCGGGCCCGAGAGATACTGACGTACTTAGAGCAGTACGAGTACGGCACCGTCGACCACGTCTGCTGGCTCACCCTTGCCGAGACGGGGATGCGACTCGGTGGTGCGCGAGCGCTCGACATCAGAGACTTCCATCCGGACGCTGAGACGCCCCACTTCGACGTTCGGCACCGACCGGAGGCAGATACTCCAATCAAGAACAAATCCCGGGGAGAGCGGCGAATCGCCGTCTCGGCGGAAGCCTGCAAGATTATCGAGGACTATTTGCAGCACCAACGGCCGGACGTGGAAGACGAGTACGGGCGGGAGCCGCTCCTCGCGACGTCACACGGTCGCGTCGCCCGCTCGACGATCCGAACGTACATCTACCGGTGGTCACGGCCCTGTGTCCGTGATACTGAGTGTCCACACGACCGTGACCCGGACGAGTGTGAAGCGGCCACCGACCGCGACAGAGTCGCACAGTGCCCGTCGAGCGTCACACCCCACCCGATTCGGCGAGGGTACATTACGCAACTCCTCCGTGCCGGCGTTCCAGTCGAGACCGTGAGCGAGCGGTGTAACGTCTCGCCGGCGATTATCGACCAGCACTACGACGTCCGGTCCGAGGAAGACAAAATGCGCCAGCGCCAGCAAGTTCTCGACGACGTGCAAGGGGGCGGCACTAGGTATACGTGA